In one Trichosurus vulpecula isolate mTriVul1 chromosome 8, mTriVul1.pri, whole genome shotgun sequence genomic region, the following are encoded:
- the LOC118828795 gene encoding olfactory receptor 4F6-like — MDGSNESAVYEFVLLGLASSQEMRVSLFLFFSVFYVASMLGNLLIVLTVIADARLHSPMYFLLANLSFIDTCVCSIATPKMISDLFRKRKVISWNGCITQMFFIHTVGGTEMVLLIVMAFDRYIAICKPLHYLIIMSLRRCILLLMVSWSIGFIHSMMQLAFVVNLPFCGPNKVDSFYCDFPRFIKLACMDTYRLEFLVTANSGFISMGTFFALIVSYIFILVTVRKHSPGGSSKALSTLSAHITVVIFFFGPCIIVYVWPFPTLPIDKFLAIFDALITPFMNPVIYTFRNKEMKVAMRKLFSNITSSRKLS, encoded by the coding sequence ATGGATGGATCAAATGAGTCTGCGGTGTATGAATTTGTTCTGTTGGGACTCGCAAGTTCTCAGGAGATGAgagtttctctgtttctgttcttCTCAGTGTTTTATGTGGCAAGCATGTTAGGAAACCTCCTTATTGTACTGACAGTTATTGCTGATGCCCGATTACACTCACCCATGTACTTTCTGCTGGCTAACCTCTCTTTCATTGACACATGTGTTTGCAGTATTGCAACCCCTAAGATGATTTCTGATCTCTTCAGAAAGCGCAAAGTCATCTCTTGGAATGGCTGCATTACCCAGATGTTCTTTATTCACACTGTTGGGGGTACTGAGATGGTGCTCCTTATAGTAATGGCCTTTGATCGATACATTGCAATATGTAAGCCTCTTCACTACCTGATCATTATGAGCTTGAGAAGGTGCATCTTGCTTTTGATGGTGTCTTGGAGTATTGGCTTTATACACTCTATGATGCAATTGGCTTTTGTTGTAAATTTACCTTTCTGTGGCCCTAATAAAGTAGATAGTTTTTATTGTGATTTTCCGAGGTTCATCAAACTTGCATGCATGGATACCTATAGACTGGAGTTCTTGGTCACTGCTAACAGTGGCTTCATCTCCATGGGCACTTTCTTTGCATTGATTGTTTCTTACATCTTCATACTGGTCACTGTTCGTAAACACTCTCCAGGTGGTTCATCCAAAGCCCTCTCCACCCTGTCAGCTCACATCACAGTAGTGATCTTTTTCTTTGGTCCATGCATCATTGTCTATGTATGGCCATTCCCCACATTGCCAATAGATAAGTTTCTTGCCATCTTTGATGCACTTATCACTCCTTTTATGAATCCTGTCATCTATACATTCAGGAATAAAGAGATGAAGGTAGCAATGAGGAAGCTGTTCAGTAACATCACGAGTTCCAGGAAGTTGTCTTAA